A window of the Gossypium hirsutum isolate 1008001.06 chromosome A03, Gossypium_hirsutum_v2.1, whole genome shotgun sequence genome harbors these coding sequences:
- the LOC107948610 gene encoding peroxidase N1: MKGAYTNPRFFLAMTVMLAMAAALVQAQGTRVGFYARTCPRAESIVRSTVQSRFRSNPNIAPGLLRMHFHDCFVQGCDASILIDGPNTEKTAPPNRLLRGYEVIDDAKTQLEAACPGVVSCADILALAARDSVFLTRGINWAVPTGRRDGRVSLASDTTILPGFRESIDSQKQKFAAFGLNTQDLVALVGGHTIGTSACQLFSYRLYNFTNGGPDPTINPAFVPQLQALCPQNGDGSRRIDLDTGSGNRFDTSFFANLRNGRGILESDQKLWTDPSTRTFVQRFLGERGSRPLNFNVEFARSMVKMSNIGVKTGTNGEIRRICSAIN, encoded by the exons ATGAAGGGTGCTTACACCAACCCACGTTTCTTCCTTGCAATGACTGTCATGCTTGCCATGGCTGCTGCATTGGTGCAAGCTCAGGGAACTCGAGTTGGGTTCTATGCAAGAACATGCCCTCGAGCTGAATCCATTGTTAGGTCAACAGTTCAGTCCCGTTTCCGTTCTAATCCTAACATTGCACCTGGCTTGCTGAGGATGCACTTCCATGACTGCTTTGTTCAGGGATGTGACGCCTCCATCCTCATTGATGGCCCTAATACGGAGAAAACCGCCCCTCCAAACAGATTGTTGAGAGGGTATGAAGTTATTGACGATGCAAAAACTCAGCTAGAAGCTGCATGTCCTGGTGTCGTCTCATGCGCTGATATTCTAGCTCTTGCAGCTCGTGACTCCGTCTTTCTG ACGAGAGGAATAAACTGGGCGGTCCCTACTGGACGCAGAGATGGGAGGGTTTCATTGGCATCGGATACCACCATTTTGCCTGGATTTAGAGAGTCCATTGATTCTCAAAAGCAAAAGTTCGCCGCCTTTGGTCTCAACACTCAAGACCTTGTTGCTCTCGTTG GAGGACACACCATAGGGACTTCAGCTTGCCAGCTTTTTAGCTACAGATTATACAACTTCACCAACGGTGGTCCAGACCCCACAATCAACCCAGCATTCGTGCCTCAATTGCAAGCACTTTGCCCACAAAACGGTGACGGTTCAAGGCGCATTGATTTGGACACCGGTAGTGGAAACAGGTTCGACACCTCCTTCTTCGCCAACTTGAGGAATGGTCGGGGAATACTAGAGTCCGATCAAAAATTGTGGACTGATCCCTCCACCAGGACTTTTGTGCAGCGCTTCTTGGGTGAGAGAGGCTCGCGGCCATTGAACTTTAACGTGGAATTTGCAAGGTCCATGGTGAAGATGAGCAACATTGGTGTGAAGACGGGCACTAATGGCGAAATTCGAAGAATTTGCTCTGCCATTAACTAA